A window of Candidatus Tectomicrobia bacterium contains these coding sequences:
- a CDS encoding PIN domain-containing protein: MRIVLDTNVLISGIFFAGYPYEILDAWRQGRLEIATSPGILEEYSRVALELSAEFQEIDPHAILRLIMIESHLTAAGVRTGRPIDSLNPATIPPHPLPQERVPVPPYPGFSAVMTMLSWPSAI, translated from the coding sequence GTGAGGATCGTTCTCGACACGAACGTCCTCATCTCCGGGATCTTTTTCGCCGGCTACCCCTACGAGATTCTGGACGCCTGGCGGCAGGGCCGGCTCGAGATTGCCACAAGCCCCGGGATTCTCGAGGAGTACAGCCGAGTGGCTCTAGAGTTGTCGGCCGAATTTCAAGAGATCGACCCACACGCGATTCTGAGGTTGATCATGATCGAGTCGCACCTCACTGCCGCCGGGGTGCGCACGGGCCGTCCCATTGATTCTTTGAATCCTGCCACAATCCCCCCTCACCCCCTCCCCCAGGAGAGGGTGCCGGTTCCTCCCTACCCCGGCTTCTCGGCGGTGATGACCATGCTCTCGTGGCCTTCCGCGATATAG